In Candidatus Krumholzibacteriota bacterium, a single window of DNA contains:
- a CDS encoding histidine--tRNA ligase, which yields MKFKRPRGTQDIFGERMDRWRMMEEKLAATARSYGYSEIRTPVFEISDLFIRAVGEGSDIVSKEMYTFNDKKDRSLTLRPENTAPVMRAFLENGLHRKGGITRFFYIGPMFRYDRPQAGRFRQFHQFGIEALGSSDPCIDAEIIDMSLRIYEIFGFRSLEVRLNSVGCPSCRPSFIEMLRSELKDHRDDLCDNCSERAIINPLRIFDCKDCHKVKKALPVITENLCEECASHFNRLQKILTGMKIAFIVDPLLVRGLDYYTKTAFEILQPGDGAQNALCGGGRYDGLAEDCGGPFIPAIGFSAGMERLLDNIPEDAGSVDAATAIDLFLVVPDEAGKVMAMKVASDLRDAGYSVEVELSGRSMKKQLKAASESGAGFTLITGTQEMEKESVTVKEMVTGEQDLVPLSQISQYLERGRKKNLD from the coding sequence ATGAAATTTAAGAGGCCAAGAGGGACGCAGGATATATTTGGGGAGAGGATGGACAGGTGGAGGATGATGGAGGAGAAACTGGCGGCAACAGCCAGGAGTTACGGATACAGTGAGATAAGGACTCCGGTATTCGAGATCTCCGATCTTTTCATCAGGGCTGTCGGCGAAGGAAGCGATATCGTCTCGAAAGAGATGTACACGTTCAACGATAAAAAAGACAGAAGCCTCACGCTCAGGCCCGAGAACACTGCTCCGGTGATGCGTGCTTTTCTTGAGAACGGACTTCACAGGAAAGGCGGTATCACGAGATTCTTCTATATCGGACCGATGTTCCGCTACGACAGGCCACAGGCGGGAAGATTCAGGCAGTTTCACCAGTTTGGAATAGAAGCCCTTGGTTCTTCAGATCCTTGCATAGATGCCGAGATCATCGATATGAGCCTGAGGATATACGAAATATTCGGTTTCCGGTCTCTTGAAGTAAGGCTCAACAGCGTCGGATGTCCGTCATGCAGGCCTTCATTTATCGAGATGCTCCGATCAGAGCTGAAAGATCACAGGGACGATCTCTGTGACAACTGTTCCGAGAGAGCGATAATCAATCCCCTTCGTATCTTCGACTGTAAGGATTGCCATAAAGTAAAAAAAGCGCTTCCGGTAATAACCGAGAACCTCTGTGAAGAGTGCGCGTCCCATTTCAACCGGTTGCAGAAGATCCTGACCGGGATGAAGATCGCTTTTATCGTAGATCCTCTTCTTGTCCGGGGTCTCGATTATTACACGAAGACAGCTTTTGAGATTCTTCAGCCGGGAGACGGGGCGCAGAACGCGCTCTGCGGGGGCGGCCGGTATGATGGCCTTGCCGAAGACTGCGGCGGCCCGTTTATCCCCGCAATCGGATTCTCGGCTGGTATGGAGAGGCTGCTGGACAATATTCCCGAAGATGCCGGATCTGTCGATGCCGCGACAGCGATCGACCTGTTCCTTGTCGTTCCCGATGAAGCTGGAAAGGTGATGGCGATGAAGGTTGCTTCGGATCTGAGAGATGCCGGGTATTCGGTCGAAGTCGAATTGTCTGGAAGATCGATGAAAAAACAGTTAAAAGCCGCATCGGAATCGGGAGCAGGTTTTACGCTGATAACGGGGACGCAGGAGATGGAAAAAGAAAGTGTCACGGTAAAGGAAATGGTGACGGGAGAACAGGATCTTGTCCCTTTATCACAGATATCGCAATATTTAGAAAGAGGAAGGAAAAAGAATCTTGATTGA
- the aspS gene encoding aspartate--tRNA ligase, whose product MYHYSERWGRTCGCGELSRDDVGRSVALAGWVKKVREFGDLTFVDLWDRSGIVQLTVEVCNPPVHDLFRSLRAEDVIAVKGKVAKRPADMINENMPTGEVEVEVDGAELFNRSKVPPFNVTDRGKANEDLRLRYRYLDLRRDSMQANLRLRHDLSLNVRNFLSENRFLEIETPMLVRRTPEGARDYLVPSRLRPGKFYALPQSPQLYKQILMVSGCDRYFQLARCLRDEDLRADRQPEHTQIDIEMSFINEEDVFDIAERLMQRVFERVLGVDLKIPFARIDYDEAMLRFGSDKPDLRFGLEIHDCTDIFRSSSFKAFSSTIEDGGVARGISFEKGSSFTNSQIKKLEKTVKSHGAGGLAWLRVDKDGITSPIGKFLSNEEKEGITDLFGLTGGDSSLILLVAGEKGVVEKSLGQLRVELGSAFLTGETREFNFIWVKRFPLFVRSEEGAWEPAHHIFSMPLENDIDRIEDDPGSIRGHLYDLVCNGTELGSGSIRVHDRSLQERLFKVIGIEDEEAQRKFGFLLEAFEYGAPPHGGIAIGVDRLAMIMSGESSIRDFIAFPKTQSATSLMEGAPSEVEEKLLRELHIEVIKGNDEE is encoded by the coding sequence ATATACCATTATAGCGAGCGATGGGGACGTACGTGCGGGTGCGGAGAACTTTCACGCGATGATGTGGGAAGATCGGTTGCTCTTGCCGGGTGGGTGAAGAAGGTCAGGGAATTCGGAGATCTTACCTTTGTCGATCTGTGGGACCGGAGCGGAATTGTGCAACTGACGGTCGAAGTATGTAACCCCCCGGTACATGACCTTTTCAGATCTCTGAGAGCTGAGGATGTGATCGCGGTGAAGGGAAAAGTAGCCAAGAGGCCGGCCGACATGATCAATGAGAATATGCCGACCGGTGAAGTCGAGGTCGAGGTGGATGGCGCCGAATTGTTTAATCGAAGCAAGGTCCCTCCCTTCAACGTGACAGACAGGGGAAAGGCGAACGAAGACCTCAGGCTGAGATACAGGTATCTCGATCTGAGGCGCGATTCAATGCAGGCGAATCTCAGGCTGAGGCATGACCTCTCTCTGAACGTCCGAAACTTTCTTTCCGAGAACAGATTCCTTGAGATAGAGACGCCGATGCTCGTAAGGCGCACTCCCGAAGGAGCAAGAGACTACCTCGTCCCAAGCAGGTTGAGGCCTGGTAAATTCTACGCTTTGCCCCAGTCTCCGCAGTTGTACAAGCAGATACTGATGGTTTCAGGGTGCGACCGGTATTTCCAGCTCGCGAGGTGTCTCAGGGACGAGGATCTGAGAGCTGACAGGCAGCCGGAACATACACAGATCGACATAGAGATGAGTTTCATCAACGAAGAGGATGTTTTTGATATAGCCGAACGATTGATGCAGAGAGTATTTGAAAGGGTCCTGGGCGTAGACCTGAAGATCCCCTTTGCGAGGATCGACTATGACGAAGCGATGCTAAGGTTCGGGAGCGACAAACCCGATCTGAGGTTCGGTCTCGAGATCCATGATTGCACTGATATCTTCCGCTCGAGTTCATTCAAGGCTTTTTCATCGACGATAGAGGATGGAGGGGTCGCCAGGGGGATCTCTTTCGAGAAAGGGTCTTCATTTACCAACAGCCAGATCAAGAAGCTTGAAAAGACTGTCAAGAGCCATGGCGCGGGCGGACTCGCGTGGCTCAGGGTAGATAAGGATGGAATCACCTCACCGATCGGGAAATTCCTTTCCAATGAGGAAAAGGAAGGGATTACAGATCTTTTCGGGCTTACCGGGGGAGACTCGTCACTTATTCTTCTCGTCGCCGGAGAGAAGGGGGTCGTCGAGAAATCGCTGGGGCAATTAAGAGTCGAACTCGGATCGGCTTTCCTCACGGGCGAGACGAGGGAATTCAACTTTATCTGGGTGAAAAGATTTCCATTGTTCGTGCGCTCGGAGGAGGGTGCCTGGGAACCTGCCCATCATATATTCTCGATGCCTCTTGAGAATGATATCGATCGAATTGAAGATGACCCTGGAAGTATAAGGGGCCATCTCTACGATCTGGTATGTAATGGGACAGAACTCGGGTCGGGTTCGATCCGTGTTCATGACAGGTCACTGCAGGAGAGGCTGTTCAAGGTGATAGGGATCGAAGATGAAGAGGCGCAGCGGAAATTCGGATTTCTTCTTGAAGCGTTCGAATACGGTGCCCCTCCTCATGGCGGAATAGCGATAGGGGTCGACCGGCTCGCGATGATAATGAGCGGGGAGAGTTCCATAAGGGATTTTATAGCCTTTCCAAAGACGCAGAGCGCGACCTCCCTGATGGAAGGGGCCCCTTCGGAAGTCGAGGAGAAGTTGCTGCGGGAGTTGCATATAGAAGTAATCAAAGGGAACGATGAGGAGTGA
- a CDS encoding LysM peptidoglycan-binding domain-containing protein: protein MFGKKTMVIWVFVPVILISAAGCSRYSPSPIDISAGEYYEDEEYQKLSKKDRKEYCLKLAGELESLQTRSSDAQAQLKQNRDDITRLTQELRTAEREYVNLTTQITELNGQISALEALPKEWKLVYGECLWTLAGYEQIYGDPLKWTRIWRANFDMIEDPDWVLAGWTLTIPRHWPRKYKVAQDDWLARIAGYWEIYGNYRKWPVLFEANRNQINDPDLIFPGQEIVVPRDAYPSE, encoded by the coding sequence ATGTTTGGTAAAAAAACTATGGTAATATGGGTTTTTGTCCCGGTCATCCTGATTTCTGCCGCTGGCTGCAGCCGGTATTCGCCTAGCCCGATAGATATCTCAGCTGGCGAATATTATGAGGATGAAGAGTATCAGAAGCTGTCAAAGAAGGACAGGAAAGAGTACTGCCTGAAGCTGGCCGGGGAACTCGAATCACTTCAGACAAGATCATCAGATGCCCAGGCCCAGTTGAAACAGAACAGGGATGATATTACAAGGCTTACGCAGGAACTGCGTACCGCCGAGCGTGAGTATGTCAACCTGACGACTCAGATCACTGAGTTGAACGGACAGATATCCGCTCTTGAAGCGTTACCGAAAGAATGGAAGCTTGTCTATGGGGAATGTCTCTGGACTCTGGCCGGGTACGAGCAGATATACGGGGATCCGTTGAAATGGACGAGAATCTGGAGAGCAAACTTCGATATGATCGAGGATCCTGACTGGGTCCTCGCCGGTTGGACCCTGACTATTCCCCGGCACTGGCCGAGAAAGTACAAGGTCGCTCAGGACGACTGGCTTGCCAGGATAGCAGGATACTGGGAAATATATGGCAATTACCGCAAGTGGCCTGTGCTTTTTGAAGCTAACAGGAACCAGATCAACGATCCAGATCTGATCTTTCCGGGTCAGGAGATCGTTGTACCGCGGGATGCATATCCGTCGGAATGA
- a CDS encoding PhoH family protein, with translation MKHKTRKRILSFAGVDPVRLLGVKDRNLKIIENNFDKKITVRGEEILLSGSAEEVEEISAILETLIRIAGEGREVSEGDVLSVIRGGERESEKIGTLEDTVIYYSPLRRSSITPRSVRQKEYVDAVRDHDVVFAIGPAGTGKTYLAIAMALDALKRGEVEKIYVSRPVVEAGENLGFLPGDLQEKIDPYIRPIFDALAYMIGKEKVQKMIDSGVLEIAPLAYMRGRTLNNAFAVLDEAQNSTIMQMKMFLTRLGIDSKTVITGDITQIDLADRGRSGLVAVREILEGVEGIKFVTFGEEDVVRHRLVRRIIRAFARMDPDRNSGPAKAGSCDDVSSAMEETDE, from the coding sequence TTGAAACATAAGACAAGAAAGCGGATCCTGTCGTTCGCGGGAGTGGATCCTGTCCGGTTGCTCGGAGTTAAAGACAGGAACCTGAAGATAATTGAGAATAATTTCGATAAAAAGATCACTGTCCGTGGAGAAGAGATACTTCTGAGCGGTTCAGCGGAAGAAGTGGAGGAGATCTCGGCCATACTGGAGACGCTTATCAGGATCGCCGGAGAAGGAAGGGAAGTATCGGAGGGAGATGTCCTGTCCGTCATCCGCGGGGGAGAACGGGAATCGGAAAAGATCGGAACCCTTGAGGATACGGTGATATACTATTCTCCACTGAGGCGAAGCAGCATCACGCCGAGAAGCGTCAGGCAAAAAGAGTACGTTGACGCGGTCAGGGATCACGATGTAGTCTTTGCCATAGGGCCAGCAGGGACGGGCAAGACGTATCTTGCCATAGCAATGGCGCTCGACGCTCTGAAAAGGGGAGAGGTCGAGAAGATCTACGTATCCAGGCCCGTCGTGGAGGCGGGGGAGAATCTCGGTTTTCTTCCGGGCGACCTGCAGGAGAAGATCGATCCATATATCAGGCCGATATTCGATGCTCTTGCTTATATGATAGGCAAGGAAAAGGTTCAGAAAATGATCGATTCAGGAGTGCTTGAGATCGCTCCACTCGCTTATATGAGAGGCAGGACTCTGAATAACGCATTCGCTGTTCTTGATGAAGCGCAGAACAGCACGATCATGCAGATGAAGATGTTTCTGACCAGACTCGGCATCGATTCAAAAACAGTGATTACGGGAGATATAACCCAGATCGACCTCGCTGACAGAGGAAGGTCGGGTCTTGTGGCGGTGAGAGAGATACTTGAAGGTGTCGAAGGGATAAAATTCGTCACTTTTGGAGAAGAGGATGTAGTCAGGCACCGGCTCGTCCGGAGAATAATCAGGGCTTTCGCCCGGATGGATCCGGACAGGAATAGCGGCCCGGCAAAGGCTGGCAGCTGCGATGACGTATCTTCCGCGATGGAGGAGACCGATGAGTGA
- a CDS encoding HDIG domain-containing protein yields the protein MSEQKGGEGEKGKISGILERLKAVFPDNIHLDGRRLSIAYLLVFLVISIFLFPPTRKNKEIQYYEGDIANTDVIAPFTFAVPVSEQEKEINRAKAAVGVPPVYRRNDGGLQNLPGDLKGFMARIARITSIDTLSDEEKISHIREAAPVLRRDDVSILLSREKRDRILQEGLRLQQSFFDGGIINDDTPLRRRDYPHITVIADDEEKLVPSSPLVRQSDLESVILNDAAKIFRNDEKTVKIFYNILRSHLMPNLIFDLDETRLRRNNEMDKVPEAFTVSENQRIIAKHDKVTGKQVEILKVLEANRARLELETSFWKRVGVYAGKIMKILILTIILWVALMKFDRKVVTEPARLTLAFITLLFFLLLMALVTRLSFLDPILIPVAFVPLVITAFFGLLTAMIFSLFTSFMLITHSGFPSSLVFISLLAGGASIISISQLRERKNFYSIFLYVSMAYIAGVTSFALTNSTGIREFLLGALWGITNGFVCTILVMFLLPIFESLFNVTTNFSLMELSDLNRPLLKKLILETPGTYHHSLLVGNMVEAVAEEVGANGLLARVSAYYHDIGKLAKPEYFFENKGDNLNKHEKLSPTMSALILASHVKEGVELAKKEKLPGVVIDAIKEHHGTTVMAFFYNKALEFDSHDSVNIDDFRYPGPKPRSKETALIMLADSSEAAARSLKEPTATRIRAIISRIFETRMNDGELDHSGLTLNDISVIKERYIEFLIRFFHPRISYPNQEDDQKEPDNENSNKQSSESQGKKQV from the coding sequence ATGAGTGAACAAAAAGGCGGGGAGGGAGAGAAAGGAAAGATATCAGGTATTCTTGAACGCCTGAAGGCGGTCTTTCCTGATAATATTCATCTCGACGGCAGAAGACTGTCGATTGCCTATCTGCTCGTTTTTTTAGTCATTTCGATATTTCTTTTTCCACCGACAAGAAAAAACAAGGAAATACAATACTACGAAGGAGATATAGCCAACACCGATGTGATAGCTCCCTTCACTTTTGCTGTTCCGGTAAGCGAGCAGGAAAAGGAGATCAACAGGGCTAAAGCGGCAGTCGGAGTCCCACCGGTCTACAGAAGGAATGACGGGGGGCTTCAGAACCTTCCGGGAGACCTCAAGGGTTTTATGGCGAGGATCGCCAGGATTACGTCGATCGACACGCTGTCGGATGAAGAAAAGATCTCACATATCAGGGAGGCTGCCCCCGTTCTTAGAAGAGATGATGTCAGCATCCTTCTTTCCAGAGAAAAAAGAGACAGGATCCTTCAGGAGGGATTGAGACTTCAGCAATCGTTTTTTGACGGTGGGATAATAAATGACGATACGCCTCTCAGGCGGCGGGATTATCCGCATATAACGGTGATAGCGGACGATGAGGAGAAACTTGTGCCATCCTCACCGCTGGTCAGGCAGAGCGACCTGGAATCGGTGATTCTGAACGACGCGGCGAAAATATTCAGAAATGACGAAAAGACAGTAAAGATATTCTACAATATCCTCAGATCGCACCTTATGCCTAACCTGATATTCGACCTGGATGAGACGAGGCTGCGGCGTAATAATGAAATGGATAAGGTTCCCGAGGCTTTCACCGTATCTGAAAACCAGAGGATAATCGCCAAACATGACAAGGTCACGGGAAAACAGGTCGAGATCCTCAAGGTCCTCGAGGCGAACAGAGCACGCCTTGAGCTTGAGACATCCTTCTGGAAAAGGGTCGGAGTATATGCCGGTAAAATAATGAAGATCCTTATCCTGACGATCATCCTGTGGGTCGCGCTTATGAAGTTCGACCGGAAGGTCGTGACCGAACCGGCCAGGCTGACTCTTGCCTTTATAACGCTTCTTTTCTTTCTTCTCCTTATGGCGCTCGTTACGAGGCTTTCATTTCTCGATCCGATCCTTATTCCGGTAGCTTTCGTTCCGCTTGTCATAACAGCTTTCTTTGGTCTTCTTACCGCCATGATATTCAGTCTTTTTACTTCATTCATGCTTATTACGCATTCCGGGTTTCCATCCAGCCTGGTCTTTATATCTCTTCTGGCCGGAGGAGCCTCGATCATAAGCATCTCCCAACTGAGGGAGAGGAAAAATTTCTATTCCATCTTTCTCTACGTCTCGATGGCGTATATCGCGGGAGTGACAAGTTTCGCCCTTACCAACAGCACGGGGATAAGAGAATTCCTCCTTGGGGCGCTCTGGGGGATAACAAACGGGTTTGTCTGCACAATACTGGTTATGTTTCTTCTGCCGATCTTCGAATCGCTTTTCAACGTCACGACGAATTTTTCCCTGATGGAACTGAGCGATCTGAACCGGCCTCTGCTGAAAAAACTTATCCTTGAGACGCCAGGCACATATCATCATTCCCTGCTTGTCGGGAATATGGTCGAAGCTGTCGCCGAGGAAGTAGGAGCAAATGGACTGCTCGCCAGGGTATCGGCTTATTATCATGACATAGGCAAACTGGCGAAACCGGAATATTTTTTCGAAAACAAGGGGGACAATCTAAACAAACACGAGAAACTTTCGCCGACGATGAGCGCGCTGATCCTCGCCTCCCACGTCAAGGAGGGAGTCGAACTGGCAAAAAAGGAGAAACTTCCCGGTGTCGTGATCGACGCGATAAAGGAACATCATGGGACGACCGTAATGGCCTTCTTCTACAACAAGGCCCTTGAATTCGATTCTCACGACAGTGTCAATATAGATGATTTCAGATATCCGGGGCCAAAACCCAGGTCAAAAGAGACAGCATTGATAATGCTGGCTGATTCAAGCGAAGCAGCGGCAAGATCGTTGAAGGAACCGACAGCCACGAGGATCAGGGCAATCATAAGCAGGATATTCGAGACGAGGATGAATGACGGGGAACTCGACCACAGTGGCCTGACGCTGAACGATATCTCCGTAATCAAGGAGAGATATATCGAGTTCCTGATAAGATTTTTCCATCCGAGGATATCGTATCCGAATCAGGAGGACGACCAGAAAGAGCCGGACAATGAAAACAGTAATAAGCAGTCATCCGAGAGCCAAGGGAAAAAACAGGTTTGA
- the ybeY gene encoding rRNA maturation RNase YbeY — protein MKTVISSHPRAKGKNRFEKAAGEIKAVSSLFRPVGKCVGINLIGEKRMARFNRDYKGRKGAAEILTFVYPPDDSLISSEEEVSAEIFLCWKRLERGARARKVPQKAYLLRLVVHGLCHIAGYTHDSREDGLRMEKEEMKYLGKVLPSEVVARLFD, from the coding sequence ATGAAAACAGTAATAAGCAGTCATCCGAGAGCCAAGGGAAAAAACAGGTTTGAAAAAGCAGCCGGAGAGATAAAGGCGGTGTCTTCCCTGTTCAGACCGGTGGGAAAGTGCGTCGGGATCAATCTGATCGGCGAGAAAAGAATGGCCCGTTTCAACAGAGACTACAAGGGTCGAAAGGGAGCTGCCGAGATATTGACCTTTGTCTATCCGCCCGATGACAGCCTTATCTCATCTGAAGAAGAGGTCTCCGCGGAGATATTTCTATGCTGGAAGAGGCTGGAAAGAGGAGCGAGAGCTAGGAAGGTCCCGCAGAAAGCATATCTGTTGAGGCTGGTCGTGCACGGATTGTGTCATATTGCCGGGTATACTCATGACTCGCGGGAGGATGGGCTCAGGATGGAAAAGGAAGAGATGAAATATCTCGGCAAAGTCCTTCCTTCTGAAGTCGTCGCAAGGCTTTTCGATTGA
- a CDS encoding HlyC/CorC family transporter, whose translation MRFEILPLMIVLLYMVAQFLVAGGISSFIIISRMHVDKLFPKHEKWTACPRRMHDDRLHLILVLAGFEAVLIVFSAISLPGSVAGIIRPSGAASSAPGIIQYIVSGILIFISLIAGTGMASKNPERIAYIVSYPVFPFIMILKPITVAFLKGIGSFFPGIPREMASLLFLIPDSQESGEGFIEKNGSMLMHSIVEFGEKKTREVMVPRIDVFSVDYHLGLDEIREKVTEAGHSRVPVYENSIDRIIGILCVKDLVQISESSDSHRSLKDLLREPYFVPEGKKIDELLREFQKEKKHLAIVVDEYGGTAGIVTLEDILEEIVGEIRDEHDHEEPLIHQTGEGEFVVGGRINLDDLEERLGISLPSDEVDTLGGFLFDLIGKVPEEGERIEYEGIGFMIKVLDGQRIMEVGIKLPEK comes from the coding sequence ATGCGTTTTGAGATATTGCCATTGATGATCGTCCTGCTTTATATGGTGGCGCAGTTTCTTGTCGCGGGAGGAATATCGTCATTCATCATCATCTCGCGCATGCACGTCGACAAGCTTTTCCCGAAACATGAAAAATGGACGGCGTGCCCGCGCCGGATGCATGACGACAGGTTGCATCTTATACTGGTTCTCGCCGGGTTCGAAGCGGTACTGATCGTTTTTTCCGCGATCTCCCTTCCGGGATCGGTGGCAGGAATAATAAGGCCGTCGGGGGCTGCTTCTTCAGCGCCTGGAATCATCCAGTATATTGTCTCCGGGATCTTGATCTTCATCTCACTCATAGCCGGAACGGGAATGGCTTCAAAGAATCCGGAAAGGATAGCTTATATAGTCTCATATCCTGTTTTCCCGTTCATAATGATCCTCAAACCGATCACCGTGGCCTTTTTAAAAGGTATCGGTTCGTTCTTTCCGGGGATTCCCCGGGAAATGGCGTCATTGCTCTTTCTGATCCCCGATTCGCAGGAAAGCGGAGAGGGATTCATCGAAAAAAACGGCAGTATGCTGATGCACAGTATCGTTGAATTCGGAGAAAAAAAGACTAGAGAGGTGATGGTCCCGAGGATCGATGTCTTTTCCGTAGATTATCATCTCGGCCTCGACGAGATAAGGGAGAAGGTCACCGAGGCGGGGCATTCGCGTGTTCCCGTCTATGAGAACAGCATAGACAGGATAATAGGCATCCTCTGCGTAAAGGACCTCGTCCAGATCTCTGAATCCTCAGACAGTCACAGGTCTTTGAAGGATCTTCTCAGGGAGCCTTATTTTGTACCTGAAGGAAAGAAGATAGACGAACTGCTCCGGGAATTTCAGAAAGAAAAAAAGCATCTTGCCATAGTAGTCGATGAGTATGGCGGCACTGCAGGCATTGTGACTCTTGAAGATATTCTTGAGGAGATCGTGGGTGAGATCAGGGATGAACACGACCATGAGGAGCCCCTTATCCATCAGACCGGGGAAGGGGAGTTTGTGGTCGGAGGGCGTATAAACCTCGATGATCTGGAGGAAAGGCTCGGGATATCGCTTCCGTCAGATGAAGTCGATACGCTGGGCGGATTCCTGTTCGACCTGATAGGCAAGGTGCCTGAAGAAGGAGAAAGAATAGAATATGAGGGGATCGGATTCATGATCAAGGTCCTCGACGGGCAGAGAATAATGGAAGTAGGGATCAAGCTGCCGGAAAAATGA
- a CDS encoding DUF502 domain-containing protein, with product MAWLRRKFFTGMIILLPTVLTGWILYRIFVFVDNILGPIVERYPFLDIPGLGFIAVILLILAAGVFAGNFIGRSIIEMAEGVLTRIPLVSRMYTALKQISEVFLRHERTVFSKAVLIEYPRRGIFAVGFVTSDCVVAGQDGVKTKYLNIFMPTTPNPTSGLFLMVRSDEVLSMDCSVEEALKMVISGGAVLPSGGISKGSCDPPGEKIPD from the coding sequence ATGGCATGGCTGAGAAGAAAATTTTTTACCGGGATGATCATTCTCCTACCCACTGTCCTTACGGGGTGGATCCTCTACCGGATATTCGTCTTCGTCGATAATATATTAGGGCCGATCGTCGAGCGATATCCTTTCCTCGATATTCCGGGACTGGGGTTCATAGCGGTGATACTGCTTATTCTCGCCGCTGGAGTATTTGCCGGTAATTTTATCGGCCGCAGTATAATCGAGATGGCCGAGGGCGTACTGACGAGGATACCGCTGGTCAGCAGGATGTACACCGCTCTGAAGCAGATAAGCGAGGTCTTTCTCAGGCATGAAAGGACTGTTTTCAGCAAAGCTGTCCTGATAGAGTATCCCCGCCGAGGAATATTCGCTGTCGGGTTTGTAACCTCGGACTGCGTTGTTGCCGGGCAGGATGGAGTGAAAACAAAATATCTTAATATCTTCATGCCCACGACCCCCAACCCTACTTCCGGTCTTTTCCTGATGGTAAGATCGGACGAGGTCCTTTCAATGGATTGCTCGGTCGAGGAAGCGTTGAAGATGGTGATATCGGGAGGAGCAGTCCTTCCATCAGGCGGGATATCAAAAGGATCGTGCGATCCGCCCGGCGAGAAAATTCCTGACTGA
- the mgtE gene encoding magnesium transporter produces MTKKYEDIVEKLIELYESDDSRKVESVIEGMRDADLADILSSLPEDLWIFVFREMDIDTASEVLSLVDEGVARGILARLEAEEIVPLVEIMASDDAADIINLLPDEKAPTVLRRISREDYEDVSELLKFDEETAGGLMARELLTVNGGMKIYDVKALIRKKAEYIENIQNIYVVDANEVLLGSIPLINLLVVDSNKRADEVMESDIVTVTSDTDQEQVAAIFSKYDLYTLPVVDRGGRLEGRITADDIMDVIEEEANEDITMMAGTGEEEFWERSSFKLSRARLPWLLTGLFGGIASAFVMNNFKESLESVLTLSFFIPVITAMAGNVGIQSSAIVVRELAVGGISFGHTSSKLLRELKVSLINGFVLASILMVIILAWQRDYKLGILLWLCMFFIICWSTVMGAMIPLLLKRRKIDPALATGPFITTSNDILGILIYLGIATLFLDWLG; encoded by the coding sequence ATGACTAAAAAATATGAAGATATAGTCGAGAAGTTGATCGAGCTTTATGAATCGGATGATTCCAGGAAGGTCGAGTCTGTGATCGAAGGGATGAGGGATGCCGATCTTGCTGATATCCTTTCCTCGCTTCCCGAGGACCTGTGGATCTTTGTCTTCAGGGAGATGGATATCGATACGGCAAGCGAAGTCCTTTCCCTTGTCGACGAAGGAGTGGCCAGAGGTATCCTTGCCAGACTCGAAGCCGAAGAGATAGTTCCCCTTGTAGAGATCATGGCGAGCGATGATGCCGCTGATATAATAAACCTGTTGCCGGATGAGAAGGCGCCGACTGTCCTTCGCAGGATCAGCCGTGAGGATTACGAGGATGTCAGCGAGCTTCTGAAATTCGACGAAGAGACTGCCGGCGGTCTCATGGCCAGGGAACTTCTGACCGTGAACGGCGGTATGAAGATCTACGATGTTAAAGCATTGATAAGGAAAAAAGCTGAATATATCGAAAATATTCAGAACATATATGTTGTTGACGCCAATGAAGTACTTCTTGGAAGCATTCCTCTCATCAATCTTCTTGTGGTCGATTCGAATAAACGGGCCGATGAGGTGATGGAAAGTGACATAGTGACGGTAACATCTGATACCGATCAGGAACAGGTGGCTGCGATATTCTCCAAGTACGATCTCTACACACTTCCCGTGGTCGACAGGGGTGGGAGGCTGGAAGGCCGGATCACCGCTGATGACATCATGGATGTGATCGAGGAGGAAGCTAACGAGGATATAACGATGATGGCCGGAACAGGAGAGGAAGAATTCTGGGAAAGGTCATCTTTTAAACTCTCAAGGGCAAGACTTCCCTGGCTTCTGACCGGATTGTTCGGAGGGATAGCTTCCGCTTTTGTGATGAATAATTTCAAGGAGTCTCTCGAATCGGTACTGACACTCTCTTTTTTCATCCCGGTCATCACTGCAATGGCGGGTAACGTAGGGATCCAGTCCTCGGCTATAGTGGTTCGTGAGCTTGCCGTCGGCGGGATCAGTTTTGGCCATACCAGCAGCAAATTGCTGAGAGAACTGAAGGTCTCCCTGATAAACGGGTTTGTTCTTGCCTCGATACTGATGGTAATAATCCTCGCGTGGCAGAGAGATTACAAGCTCGGAATACTTCTCTGGCTCTGCATGTTTTTCATTATTTGCTGGTCGACTGTCATGGGCGCGATGATTCCTCTGCTGCTGAAACGACGGAAGATAGATCCCGCCCTTGCTACCGGCCCTTTTATTACGACCTCTAATGATATCCTCGGCATATTGATATACCTTGGAATTGCCACCCTGTTTCTGGACTGGCTCGGATAG